A region from the Nonlabens sp. YIK11 genome encodes:
- a CDS encoding Y-family DNA polymerase has product MFALIDCNNFYASCERVFNPALEKVPVVVLSNNDGCVIARSNEAKKLNIKMGTPAFQVTNLVQSHGLRIFSSNYALYGDMSARVMSLLSDFSPEVELYSIDEIFLKLMGFEKFDLHDYGVKMKEMISRCTGIPVSVGIAPTKALAKVANKIAKKYPKHTMGVHVINSDSLIEKSLKWTSIEDVWGIGRRYAAKLKAIEVHTAWDFIQLPKDYVQSQMSIVGIRLQRDLSGVPTLDLEESKAKKNMAVTRSFSKNYDSFDEVKERVSMYCAKLAEKLRRQDSCCSQLFLFIHTNAHRKDLKQYSKGITIRLPFATNSTIDITKSAICGLERIYKPQYLYKKAGIMALNLTPASNRQIALFTQENPKHSQLMKTIDHLNKNTFGNVRFGGQDLQRTWKMRQEHRSKRYTTRLDEIITIKC; this is encoded by the coding sequence ATGTTCGCACTCATAGACTGTAATAATTTTTACGCTAGCTGCGAAAGGGTATTCAATCCAGCCCTTGAAAAGGTTCCGGTAGTCGTGTTATCAAATAATGATGGTTGCGTCATTGCCCGAAGTAATGAAGCGAAAAAACTAAACATTAAGATGGGAACTCCTGCTTTTCAGGTGACCAATTTGGTCCAATCTCATGGACTTAGGATATTCTCTTCCAATTATGCATTATATGGCGACATGAGTGCTAGAGTCATGTCTTTATTGAGTGATTTTTCTCCTGAGGTCGAACTGTATAGTATTGACGAAATATTTCTAAAACTGATGGGTTTTGAAAAATTTGACCTGCATGACTATGGAGTAAAAATGAAGGAAATGATTTCCAGGTGTACAGGAATCCCGGTAAGTGTCGGTATTGCACCTACCAAGGCTTTAGCAAAAGTAGCCAACAAAATAGCCAAGAAGTATCCAAAACACACGATGGGGGTTCACGTGATCAACTCGGACAGCCTAATCGAAAAATCCTTAAAATGGACCAGTATCGAGGACGTATGGGGAATTGGCAGGAGATATGCGGCAAAACTGAAAGCGATTGAAGTACATACGGCTTGGGACTTCATTCAACTTCCTAAGGATTATGTACAATCTCAAATGAGCATTGTTGGCATTCGTTTACAAAGGGACTTGTCGGGCGTGCCCACATTAGACCTGGAAGAATCTAAAGCTAAAAAGAACATGGCAGTAACCAGATCTTTCAGTAAAAATTACGATTCTTTTGATGAGGTCAAGGAACGAGTCTCCATGTATTGCGCAAAATTGGCCGAAAAACTAAGAAGGCAAGACAGCTGTTGCAGTCAGTTGTTTTTATTTATACATACCAACGCTCACAGAAAAGATCTCAAACAATACAGTAAAGGCATTACCATCCGTCTTCCCTTTGCAACCAATTCAACCATCGATATTACAAAATCGGCTATTTGTGGTTTGGAGCGCATTTACAAACCACAGTATCTATATAAAAAAGCAGGCATTATGGCACTAAATCTGACTCCGGCATCAAATCGCCAGATCGCTCTTTTCACACAAGAGAATCCCAAGCATTCACAGCTGATGAAAACGATAGACCACTTAAATAAAAACACCTTTGGCAATGTGCGATTCGGTGGCCAAGACCTGCAACGCACTTGGAAAATGAGACAAGAACACCGCAGCAAGCGCTACACCACCAGATTAGACGAAATCATCACAATTAAATGCTAG
- a CDS encoding restriction endonuclease subunit S, producing the protein MGNWEEVKLKDVIKVVNGRAYKKPELLSKGKYRVLRVGNLFTNNSWYWSDLELNEDKYCDDGDLIYAWSASFGPRIWQEEKVIYHYHIWKMICDEKKIDKDFAFHFLDWDKDMMKKEHSRGVGMFHLTKTAIENRKLLLPPLPKQKRIVAKLDGLFEKIDAAIKLLEENIAHTQALMGSVLDGIYSDGDVMIKDLCIVGPKKSEVKDLDDTLEVSFLPMRDLNEHEINFKPNEIKNLKEVYKGYTYFADGDIILAKVTPCFENGKAGLAKGLLNGIGFGSSEYHVLRPNENVLPEWVYFAVLTEQFRVTGKENMTGAGGLKRVPRPFLEEWKIPVPKLSIQKKQINRIVQIQEETKKLNDSITQNLEDLKQLKSSLLDQAFKGEL; encoded by the coding sequence ATGGGTAATTGGGAAGAGGTAAAGCTAAAAGATGTTATAAAGGTTGTTAATGGTAGAGCTTATAAAAAACCAGAGCTTTTAAGCAAAGGAAAATACCGTGTGCTTCGAGTTGGTAATTTATTCACTAATAACAGCTGGTATTGGTCCGACTTAGAATTAAACGAGGACAAATACTGTGATGATGGAGATTTGATTTATGCTTGGTCAGCATCATTTGGACCAAGAATTTGGCAAGAAGAGAAAGTTATTTATCACTATCATATTTGGAAAATGATTTGTGATGAAAAGAAAATTGACAAAGATTTTGCTTTTCATTTTTTAGATTGGGATAAAGACATGATGAAAAAGGAACATTCTAGAGGTGTTGGAATGTTTCATTTAACTAAAACAGCTATTGAGAATAGAAAACTTCTTTTACCACCACTACCAAAACAAAAGCGCATCGTTGCAAAGCTGGATGGCTTATTTGAAAAGATAGATGCTGCTATAAAATTGCTAGAAGAAAATATCGCTCACACGCAGGCCTTGATGGGTAGTGTGTTGGATGGAATTTATTCAGATGGTGATGTAATGATCAAAGATCTTTGTATCGTTGGACCAAAGAAATCAGAAGTAAAGGATCTAGATGACACGCTAGAAGTTTCATTTTTACCAATGAGAGACTTGAATGAACATGAAATTAATTTTAAGCCCAACGAAATCAAAAATCTCAAAGAAGTCTATAAAGGTTACACTTATTTTGCTGATGGCGATATTATACTAGCTAAAGTGACACCATGTTTTGAAAATGGTAAGGCAGGTTTAGCAAAAGGTTTATTAAATGGAATAGGTTTCGGTTCTTCAGAATATCATGTTTTGAGACCAAACGAAAATGTTCTTCCTGAATGGGTATATTTTGCAGTCTTAACAGAGCAGTTTAGAGTGACAGGAAAGGAAAATATGACTGGCGCTGGTGGTCTTAAAAGGGTTCCTAGACCATTTCTGGAAGAATGGAAAATACCAGTTCCTAAATTATCAATTCAGAAAAAACAGATTAATAGAATTGTTCAAATACAGGAAGAAACTAAAAAACTCAATGATTCAATAACCCAAAATTTGGAAGACTTAAAGCAGTTGAAGAGTAGTTTACTGGATCAGGCATTTAAGGGTGAGTTGTAG
- a CDS encoding LexA family protein — protein sequence MKISYNLDSVLSLPYIGPISCGFPSPADDHLDEAIDLNRECIKNKSATFFGRVSGDSMKDAGLDDGDLLVIDKSIKPKNGHIAVCFLDGEFTVKRIKMDKSGIWLMPANKDYQPILVTPDNELAIWGIVVNAVKYLL from the coding sequence ATGAAGATCAGCTATAACCTTGATTCTGTTTTATCACTACCGTACATAGGTCCCATTTCTTGTGGGTTTCCATCGCCGGCAGACGATCATTTGGATGAGGCCATTGATCTGAATAGGGAATGTATCAAGAATAAAAGCGCGACATTTTTTGGTAGGGTAAGTGGGGACAGTATGAAGGATGCTGGATTGGATGATGGGGATCTATTAGTCATTGATAAAAGCATTAAACCTAAAAACGGTCATATTGCGGTTTGCTTCTTGGACGGTGAGTTTACGGTCAAACGCATCAAAATGGATAAAAGCGGAATTTGGTTGATGCCTGCCAATAAGGATTACCAGCCCATTTTAGTGACACCAGATAACGAACTGGCGATTTGGGGTATTGTGGTAAATGCGGTGAAGTACCTGCTGTAA
- a CDS encoding phage integrase N-terminal SAM-like domain-containing protein, with protein sequence MTSLSSIAITTHGQYREAQNRFIGLAKNNAVAGLPVEQLSRRVFAEYLSCLAHDNNNATSLNNNKRAMSALFSKLVQALIIEVNPSAKYCNS encoded by the coding sequence TTGACAAGTCTTTCATCAATCGCAATAACCACTCACGGTCAATACCGTGAAGCTCAAAATCGTTTCATTGGACTGGCCAAGAATAATGCTGTTGCTGGATTACCTGTAGAGCAGTTATCAAGGCGGGTATTTGCAGAATACCTTAGCTGTTTGGCACATGATAATAATAATGCTACTAGCTTGAATAACAACAAACGCGCTATGAGCGCATTGTTCTCTAAATTGGTCCAAGCGTTAATTATTGAAGTAAACCCTTCAGCTAAATATTGTAACAGCTAA
- a CDS encoding T9SS type A sorting domain-containing protein — MKKILLIGLGLLAYTGYGQCTDPQITDFECSEPSHPITGAVVNVVNPFPSGINTSENVGEYTDDGTAAFDNFFIEYDTPIDLTTNSVLKLKLYTTSSVQILAKLEGGSPQPEIFSDFSVINEWQEFSFDFSAAVGDGNTKVVLFINPNVTTGTTTDIYYVDDLTFVEPDGQGTPCEEPVITNFECSAPSNTITGALVNVANSFPGGINTSENVGEYTDDGTAPFDNLSIEYGTPIDLSTNSVLKLKFYTTSSVQILAKLEGGTNNPQIFSDFSEVNTWQEFTFDFSSAVGDGNTRVVLFVNPNVTTGTTTDIYYFDDLAFDEPAQQATPCEEPVITNFECSAPSNPIIGALVKITNPFPTGINTSEYVGEYTDNGTEGFDALVVDYGTPIDLSINPIFTIKLYSPTSVQILAKLQGGTAEQEIYSDFSAVNEWQEFTFDFTASQDNGNTELAIFVNPAVSNGTTTDIYYLDDLLFTSATASSAQNTLSQIKLFPNPTTDILNISSSEKVDSYQILNISGKTVIRKTKNTSDLVDVTSLSSGIYFIKLENSTSMAVIKFVKQ; from the coding sequence ATGAAAAAAATATTACTTATTGGTTTAGGCTTGTTAGCCTATACTGGCTATGGTCAATGTACCGACCCTCAAATTACGGACTTTGAATGCTCTGAGCCGTCTCATCCTATTACTGGAGCAGTTGTGAATGTGGTAAATCCATTTCCCAGCGGTATCAATACGAGTGAAAATGTGGGAGAATATACTGACGATGGAACGGCTGCCTTCGACAACTTTTTTATAGAGTATGATACGCCTATAGACTTAACCACAAATAGCGTTTTGAAACTTAAACTGTACACCACTAGCTCGGTTCAAATTTTAGCAAAACTAGAAGGTGGTTCTCCTCAACCAGAGATCTTTTCTGACTTTAGCGTGATTAATGAATGGCAGGAATTTTCCTTTGACTTTAGTGCCGCTGTTGGCGATGGCAATACAAAGGTAGTTTTGTTTATAAACCCCAACGTTACGACAGGTACTACAACAGACATCTATTACGTTGATGATTTGACCTTTGTTGAGCCTGATGGACAAGGTACACCCTGTGAAGAACCCGTAATTACAAATTTTGAATGCTCTGCTCCATCTAACACGATCACTGGCGCATTAGTCAACGTTGCAAACTCATTCCCTGGAGGAATCAACACAAGTGAGAATGTTGGAGAATATACGGACGATGGAACAGCTCCATTTGACAACCTTTCTATTGAGTATGGTACACCTATTGACCTTAGCACCAATAGCGTTTTAAAACTAAAATTCTATACTACCAGTTCTGTGCAAATTTTAGCGAAATTAGAAGGTGGCACAAACAATCCTCAGATCTTTTCTGATTTTAGTGAGGTGAATACATGGCAAGAATTTACATTCGATTTTAGTTCCGCAGTTGGTGATGGAAATACTAGAGTGGTACTATTTGTAAACCCTAATGTAACGACCGGCACTACAACCGATATTTATTACTTTGATGACCTTGCGTTTGACGAGCCGGCACAACAGGCGACACCTTGCGAGGAACCTGTAATTACAAATTTTGAGTGCTCTGCACCTTCTAATCCTATCATTGGTGCTTTGGTAAAAATCACAAACCCATTTCCTACAGGAATTAACACTAGTGAGTATGTAGGTGAGTATACAGATAATGGGACGGAAGGTTTTGATGCTTTAGTGGTTGATTATGGAACTCCTATAGACTTATCGATTAATCCAATATTCACAATCAAGCTCTACTCTCCTACCTCCGTTCAGATTTTAGCAAAGCTTCAAGGAGGGACAGCTGAGCAGGAGATCTACTCAGATTTTAGCGCCGTGAACGAGTGGCAAGAGTTTACATTTGATTTTACCGCTTCTCAAGATAACGGAAATACAGAGCTAGCCATATTTGTAAATCCAGCAGTATCTAACGGCACCACTACAGACATCTACTATCTTGATGATTTACTGTTTACTAGTGCAACTGCATCCAGTGCACAGAACACTCTTTCACAAATCAAATTATTCCCAAACCCGACAACTGATATATTAAATATCTCCTCTTCAGAAAAAGTAGATAGTTACCAGATACTCAATATTTCAGGAAAAACGGTCATTAGAAAAACTAAAAACACTTCTGATTTAGTTGATGTGACTAGTCTAAGTTCCGGAATCTATTTTATCAAACTTGAAAACTCAACCTCTATGGCTGTGATCAAGTTTGTAAAACAATAA
- a CDS encoding T9SS type A sorting domain-containing protein, protein MKLLLSLILMTALVLMNCNLNAQIIEDYEGPAMNMNIMKSGSTIDNSTISVVANPSKSGINTSNTVSRLFRDKDGIPWCGFWSNRNINLNSNKFLHLKVYKTRRTSVRVKLEGGSAGAVEIQSMSPPSKINEWEDLVFDFSNLSGTYTKISVMPDSRDPVGLSRNINVYVDDLQLTNSPTPHTYVNELFNNSYRLITEARRPNGIYIDAVDVGNVGDKPASIVANGIGLISMCISDAMYQKTQDDANWEANAAQRVITTTQKLIEFKNSGRTNGAGMFPRYFNYVNGGPDGNWSSEYSTMDNGIFTMALYMTKHYFANNPTVVANVDALLTGMDYTKAIGTNNQIAMVLDQSGNNGTVFTLPFNEYMLVSWLALHTPTNNQADQQRSLNFWNTYFANPVTAPVPHPNYWGFETLSDANNGFVSSFIPQFCYYFINTFKFNPDYMNYFNNWKESDKKYAIDTGAPNTYEWGLGAGEVPNGGYSADKVLDNPNNIVSPHIISGYMPVNPGSYYDLLNLYDNGNGPSVYSIPSNQFKKVLWRYKRNNPAQRTDYIQVVDYSTMLFGLATLPEHLGEYWFSAYNGITAASAPKNTLQTISKDSQTIPSFKAYPNPFTHSITIHTGIKNNNEGSIKVLDINGREVFKIVTKQEVESIILPDSLSSGMYFIEMNAAGKKSIFKILKE, encoded by the coding sequence ATGAAACTCCTACTTTCCCTCATTCTAATGACAGCTTTGGTTTTAATGAACTGCAACTTGAATGCACAGATCATTGAGGATTATGAAGGTCCTGCCATGAATATGAACATCATGAAAAGCGGTAGCACTATCGATAATAGTACTATCTCCGTTGTTGCAAACCCTTCTAAATCAGGAATTAATACCAGCAATACGGTTAGCCGTTTATTTAGAGATAAAGATGGAATTCCATGGTGCGGGTTTTGGTCAAACCGAAATATCAATCTCAACAGTAATAAGTTCTTGCACCTCAAAGTTTACAAAACAAGAAGGACTTCGGTAAGAGTAAAACTTGAAGGTGGATCAGCAGGTGCGGTAGAAATTCAAAGCATGAGTCCACCTTCAAAAATAAATGAATGGGAGGATCTCGTTTTTGACTTTAGCAATCTATCTGGAACATACACTAAGATAAGCGTCATGCCTGATTCTAGAGATCCTGTTGGGTTATCTAGAAATATTAATGTATACGTAGATGATCTTCAACTTACAAACAGTCCCACGCCGCACACTTATGTGAATGAACTGTTTAACAACAGCTACCGACTTATCACAGAAGCTAGAAGACCAAATGGGATCTACATTGATGCTGTGGATGTAGGAAATGTAGGCGATAAACCAGCAAGTATCGTGGCAAACGGTATAGGTTTGATTTCCATGTGTATTTCGGACGCCATGTATCAAAAAACGCAGGACGATGCCAACTGGGAAGCAAATGCGGCACAACGCGTCATAACTACGACCCAAAAGCTCATTGAATTTAAAAACAGTGGGCGTACCAATGGTGCGGGAATGTTTCCTAGATATTTCAATTATGTAAATGGTGGCCCTGACGGAAATTGGTCAAGTGAATACAGCACAATGGATAACGGTATTTTTACCATGGCGCTTTACATGACTAAACATTATTTCGCAAACAATCCAACTGTTGTGGCAAATGTAGATGCACTGCTCACAGGTATGGATTATACGAAAGCCATTGGAACCAACAATCAAATAGCCATGGTTTTGGATCAATCAGGAAATAACGGTACAGTGTTTACCCTTCCGTTCAATGAATACATGTTGGTTTCCTGGTTGGCCCTACATACGCCTACAAACAATCAAGCGGATCAACAACGATCGCTAAATTTCTGGAATACTTATTTTGCAAATCCCGTAACAGCACCGGTACCACATCCTAATTACTGGGGCTTTGAAACCTTATCAGATGCTAACAATGGATTTGTATCATCCTTCATACCGCAATTTTGCTATTACTTCATAAATACATTCAAGTTCAATCCAGACTATATGAACTATTTCAATAATTGGAAGGAGTCCGATAAGAAATATGCAATAGATACTGGTGCTCCCAACACTTATGAATGGGGATTAGGTGCAGGTGAAGTACCCAACGGCGGTTATTCTGCAGATAAGGTATTGGACAATCCCAACAATATAGTTTCTCCACATATCATCAGCGGTTATATGCCAGTGAATCCTGGCAGCTATTATGATCTTTTGAATTTGTATGACAACGGCAACGGCCCGTCTGTTTACAGTATTCCAAGCAATCAATTTAAAAAGGTATTGTGGAGATATAAGAGAAATAATCCAGCACAACGTACCGATTACATTCAGGTCGTTGACTACTCCACGATGCTCTTTGGACTTGCGACTTTACCAGAACATCTAGGGGAATATTGGTTCTCTGCCTACAACGGAATCACGGCAGCGAGTGCTCCTAAAAATACACTGCAAACAATTTCCAAAGATTCTCAGACAATTCCGTCATTCAAAGCTTATCCCAACCCATTTACACACAGTATAACGATTCATACCGGTATCAAAAATAATAATGAGGGCTCGATCAAGGTGTTAGACATCAACGGACGTGAAGTTTTTAAAATAGTCACAAAACAAGAAGTAGAAAGTATCATTCTGCCTGACAGCCTTTCCTCAGGAATGTATTTTATAGAAATGAATGCCGCTGGCAAAAAATCTATTTTCAAAATCCTGAAAGAGTAA
- a CDS encoding DUF427 domain-containing protein yields the protein MNINKDWLQKARDGWNSRGNTRPPFAIEPKEGQRSVWDFPRPPAIERVDKEVMVKYQNKTIALTQQALAVLETASPPTYYIPQEDIDMEMLEQIPRKSSFCEWKGEATYWGLKDNMSRPIAWSYTNPFPEFIELKDYLAFYPQHLDCFVDGIEVKAQPGDFYAGWITPDVTGPFKGETGTGHW from the coding sequence ATGAACATCAACAAAGACTGGTTACAAAAGGCACGTGATGGTTGGAACAGTAGAGGTAATACAAGACCACCTTTTGCCATCGAACCTAAGGAAGGTCAGCGTTCCGTGTGGGACTTTCCGCGTCCGCCAGCGATTGAAAGGGTAGACAAAGAGGTGATGGTCAAATACCAGAATAAAACCATTGCTCTGACGCAACAGGCACTGGCGGTGCTAGAAACGGCCAGTCCGCCTACCTATTACATACCACAAGAGGATATCGACATGGAGATGCTGGAGCAAATACCTAGGAAAAGCTCTTTTTGCGAGTGGAAAGGTGAAGCAACCTACTGGGGCTTAAAAGACAACATGTCTCGACCTATCGCTTGGTCCTATACCAATCCTTTTCCTGAATTTATAGAATTGAAGGACTACCTAGCATTCTACCCACAACACCTGGATTGTTTTGTAGATGGTATTGAGGTAAAAGCCCAGCCAGGCGACTTCTATGCCGGCTGGATCACACCTGACGTTACCGGACCTTTCAAAGGGGAAACAGGAACAGGTCACTGGTAG
- a CDS encoding RelA/SpoT domain-containing protein has product MVSNEQINRLGKRILLSNGKLENSDLKELQDFRLSFYEPMRDTFNRLVMIKSQVRTSAIVAFRLKRISTIINKVFREEKMKLSRMGDVAGLRMIFDNDTEVFKARDLILKEFDLSGKIRDYIDNPKPIGYRGLHIYVKDRKTGKRIEIQLRTVKHHNWSTLVEITDFIYGTRLKELGYDSDPEFAEFHSLMSSDKELEKQEAELIYKVLEKRDFINKLSNLFRRNSAKVRAQWNPKMSKNKYFLIEASKTSFPIITGYKNYSKAEEDYFKKYKESDETEIVLATINKPTFSQLSLAYSNYILSYHTFISDAEDIIKNLAIRALEDKKVSRFKNIFCTYETIQSNVLLGIVSDSFSTIVSTTRNGQLTVTSDRKITRSDLNKFLKRLNSSLASRTSKHKHFMQELELYIPNSKYSKWRCEKFLKSHDKRISKILKEQTISVDNQSDKQLLI; this is encoded by the coding sequence ATGGTTTCAAATGAACAAATTAATAGATTAGGAAAAAGAATTCTATTAAGTAATGGTAAGTTAGAGAATAGTGATTTAAAAGAACTACAAGACTTTAGACTGTCTTTTTATGAACCAATGCGAGATACTTTTAATCGTTTAGTTATGATTAAAAGCCAAGTAAGAACTAGTGCTATTGTTGCTTTTAGATTAAAAAGAATTAGCACTATCATAAATAAAGTTTTTCGAGAAGAAAAAATGAAATTGTCAAGAATGGGCGACGTAGCTGGCTTGCGTATGATTTTTGATAATGATACTGAAGTTTTTAAAGCTCGTGATTTAATATTAAAAGAATTTGATCTTTCAGGAAAAATAAGAGACTATATTGATAACCCGAAACCGATTGGTTACAGAGGTTTACATATTTATGTCAAAGATAGAAAAACAGGAAAACGAATTGAAATACAATTACGAACTGTTAAACATCACAATTGGTCTACTTTAGTGGAGATTACAGATTTTATTTATGGTACAAGACTCAAGGAATTGGGTTATGATAGTGATCCAGAATTTGCGGAATTTCATTCCTTAATGTCCAGTGATAAGGAGTTAGAAAAGCAAGAAGCAGAATTGATTTATAAAGTATTGGAAAAAAGAGATTTTATAAATAAACTAAGTAATCTTTTTAGGAGAAATTCAGCAAAAGTAAGAGCGCAATGGAATCCTAAAATGAGTAAGAATAAATACTTTCTAATTGAGGCATCAAAGACTTCCTTTCCAATAATTACAGGTTATAAAAATTATAGTAAAGCAGAGGAAGATTATTTTAAAAAATATAAAGAAAGTGATGAAACTGAAATAGTTTTGGCTACAATTAATAAACCAACCTTTAGCCAATTATCATTGGCATATTCAAATTATATACTGTCTTATCATACCTTTATTTCTGATGCTGAGGATATAATTAAAAACCTTGCAATTAGAGCTCTAGAAGATAAAAAAGTTTCTAGGTTTAAGAATATTTTTTGCACATATGAAACTATACAATCCAATGTGTTGTTGGGAATTGTATCTGATAGCTTTTCTACTATCGTTTCGACTACCAGAAATGGTCAGCTCACAGTAACTTCTGACCGAAAAATAACTAGATCTGATTTAAATAAGTTTTTAAAAAGATTAAATTCTAGTTTAGCAAGTAGAACGAGTAAGCATAAGCATTTCATGCAAGAATTAGAGTTATACATTCCAAATTCAAAGTATTCAAAATGGCGTTGCGAGAAATTTTTGAAATCACATGATAAAAGAATTTCAAAAATTTTGAAGGAGCAAACGATAAGTGTGGATAATCAGTCAGATAAACAACTGCTTATTTAA
- a CDS encoding sugar porter family MFS transporter yields MNKRTFLLLITAVSALGGLLFGYDTGVINGAQFYLSKHFDLDSAMKGWVVGSALLGCLIGAIAAGPLSIKFGRKYSLLISAVMFSISAYGSGLPSFLPESVSLLVIFRIIGGLGIGIASMNAPMYIAEIAPNEIRGKMVTYYQLAIVIGFFVVFLATYFIGNQLSEAENIEFGWKHMFWSELIPSCLFLTLLFFVPKSPRWLALKGNNDAALGVLTKIHGADRALLEITEIKKSLEKNDKTTNVNYFSITIIGIIAIGTTISVLQQFTGINAVLYYGADIFEKALGFGKDDILSQQILLAFINLVFTFVAMFTVDKLGRKPLIYIGSIGMILGFSLLGITLQQESVGFLSLLGVLIFIASFALSMGPVVWVLLSEMFPNKIRSVAMSVAVAGQWAANYVVSQSFPIVMDSEINNGSLWNGSLPYFIFIAFIVIIMIVTYKFIPETKGKSLEEIENFW; encoded by the coding sequence ATGAATAAAAGAACTTTTCTGTTATTGATTACCGCAGTCTCTGCCCTAGGTGGATTGTTATTTGGTTATGACACGGGTGTTATTAATGGCGCTCAATTTTACCTAAGCAAGCATTTTGATTTAGATTCTGCGATGAAAGGTTGGGTCGTAGGGAGCGCCTTATTAGGCTGTTTAATTGGTGCTATTGCCGCTGGTCCTTTAAGCATAAAATTTGGGAGAAAATACTCTCTATTGATTTCAGCTGTAATGTTTTCAATTTCAGCTTATGGATCCGGCTTACCTTCATTTTTACCAGAGTCCGTATCTCTACTTGTCATATTTAGAATTATTGGCGGCCTCGGGATAGGTATTGCCTCCATGAACGCACCTATGTATATAGCTGAAATTGCTCCTAACGAAATAAGAGGTAAAATGGTTACCTATTACCAACTTGCTATAGTCATAGGGTTTTTCGTTGTCTTTTTAGCAACCTATTTTATTGGTAATCAATTATCAGAAGCAGAGAATATTGAGTTTGGATGGAAGCATATGTTTTGGTCAGAATTAATTCCTAGCTGTCTATTCTTAACCCTACTATTTTTCGTGCCAAAAAGTCCACGGTGGTTAGCTTTAAAAGGGAATAATGATGCTGCTTTGGGAGTATTGACAAAAATCCATGGAGCCGATAGAGCACTGTTAGAAATAACGGAAATTAAAAAGTCTCTTGAAAAAAATGATAAGACAACCAACGTAAATTATTTTTCAATAACGATAATCGGAATCATTGCAATTGGAACCACTATCTCTGTATTACAGCAGTTTACAGGAATCAATGCTGTGCTATATTATGGTGCAGATATTTTTGAAAAAGCACTCGGATTCGGTAAAGACGATATTTTATCGCAACAAATATTATTAGCCTTCATAAATCTCGTATTCACATTCGTGGCTATGTTCACGGTAGATAAATTAGGAAGAAAACCACTAATCTATATAGGTTCCATTGGGATGATCCTAGGATTCTCCTTATTGGGAATAACGCTACAACAGGAATCCGTTGGCTTTTTATCCTTATTAGGCGTTTTGATTTTCATAGCGTCCTTTGCTCTTTCCATGGGACCTGTTGTGTGGGTTTTGCTTTCTGAAATGTTTCCAAATAAAATTAGAAGTGTAGCAATGTCTGTGGCTGTAGCTGGTCAATGGGCAGCAAATTATGTAGTATCTCAATCATTCCCTATAGTTATGGATAGCGAGATTAACAATGGCTCTTTATGGAATGGTTCTCTACCATATTTTATATTCATCGCCTTTATCGTAATTATAATGATAGTTACCTACAAATTCATTCCAGAAACGAAGGGCAAATCTCTTGAAGAGATAGAAAACTTTTGGTGA
- a CDS encoding helix-turn-helix transcriptional regulator has product MKKNKGNSITDWLETKGDAITRRMVENNFYYIDRITQYMNDQGITSISELARILNKEQPQVYRWMSGEQNITSQTLAYIELKLKIRLVEQGKEQRSNQQPIILSLDYNNRSQKSDSDYQENNTISYAAGTC; this is encoded by the coding sequence ATGAAAAAAAATAAAGGAAATAGTATAACAGACTGGTTAGAGACTAAAGGTGATGCGATCACACGACGTATGGTAGAAAATAACTTCTACTATATTGATCGTATTACTCAGTACATGAATGATCAAGGAATAACATCTATTTCAGAGCTTGCAAGAATTTTAAATAAAGAGCAACCTCAAGTTTACAGATGGATGTCTGGAGAACAAAATATCACTAGTCAGACACTGGCATATATTGAATTAAAGCTGAAAATTAGACTAGTAGAGCAGGGAAAAGAGCAACGATCCAACCAGCAGCCTATTATTTTGAGTTTGGATTACAACAATAGATCTCAAAAGTCTGATTCAGATTATCAAGAAAACAATACCATAAGTTATGCAGCAGGCACTTGCTAA